A stretch of Sinorhizobium meliloti DNA encodes these proteins:
- a CDS encoding Na+/H+ antiporter subunit C, with amino-acid sequence METWFSLLVTFFFTVAIYLLLSKSIIRVLLGVAILGNAVNLLIFTGGRLTRDVPPVIAEGSDVLSGPAANALPQALILTAIVISFSFFAFLLVLAWRAYEDLATDNTDEMRVAEPVNEPAPPLGY; translated from the coding sequence ATGGAGACCTGGTTTTCGCTGCTGGTCACTTTCTTCTTCACCGTCGCCATTTACTTGCTTCTGTCGAAATCCATCATCCGCGTCCTCCTGGGCGTGGCGATCCTGGGAAATGCGGTGAACCTTCTGATCTTCACCGGCGGCCGTCTGACGCGCGACGTACCGCCGGTCATAGCGGAGGGCTCCGATGTGCTTTCCGGTCCGGCGGCCAATGCCTTGCCGCAGGCGCTCATCCTGACCGCCATCGTGATTTCCTTCTCCTTCTTCGCCTTTCTCCTCGTTCTCGCCTGGCGCGCCTATGAAGACCTCGCGACAGACAACACGGACGAGATGCGTGTTGCGGAACCGGTGAACGAGCCGGCACCGCCGCTGGGATACTGA
- a CDS encoding Na+/H+ antiporter subunit D: protein MAVSTPVPVDLSAALMLAPAPAVEWLVVLPVAWCLAVGALLVMLRRWAGLQPAIALASLAVLVLIDVALLDHVARNGPTTMVMGRWLPPFGIAFTVDLTGALFALVAALVALAAGIFSLADINDSGRRYGFYPLLMLLMAGVSGAFLTGDIFNLYVWFEVLLISSFGLLVLGSERGQIDGTVKYGFLNLVATTLFLVATGFLYAVFGTLNMADIARKADELRVNAPLMTLVGLYVLAFGMKAAAFPLNFWLPASYHTPRVVVSALFAGLLTKVGIYALIRVTVMLFPIEREELSFVLALVGALTMMVGVLGALAQTDFRRILGYLVVSGIGSMLAGIAIGGPGGIGGAIFYALHSMLVMTGLYFASGIAMRLGADSSIATLAGLYRKHAGFAALTLMLCFAVSGLPPFSGFWPKVMLVKAAIDIGAWWLAAALLLVGFFTMIATGRLFLLAYWRDSAIPEAADGPARLSAAALGPLAALTLLALALGLYPEPLLAMIQSAAAGLAEPSAYLNSVFPAGGPQ from the coding sequence ATGGCCGTTTCCACCCCCGTCCCCGTCGACCTTTCCGCAGCCCTGATGCTGGCCCCGGCGCCGGCCGTCGAATGGCTCGTCGTTCTGCCCGTCGCCTGGTGTCTGGCCGTCGGTGCGCTCCTCGTGATGCTTCGTCGCTGGGCCGGCCTCCAGCCCGCAATAGCGCTTGCGAGCCTGGCCGTGCTGGTGCTGATCGACGTGGCGCTGCTCGATCACGTCGCAAGAAATGGGCCGACGACCATGGTGATGGGTCGCTGGCTGCCGCCGTTCGGTATCGCCTTCACGGTCGACCTGACCGGTGCGCTCTTTGCCCTGGTGGCGGCCTTGGTCGCTCTTGCCGCCGGCATCTTTTCGCTGGCCGATATCAACGACAGCGGCCGGCGCTATGGTTTCTATCCGCTGCTGATGCTGCTGATGGCCGGCGTTTCGGGAGCCTTCCTCACGGGGGATATCTTCAACCTCTATGTCTGGTTCGAGGTCCTGCTGATTTCGTCCTTCGGGCTACTGGTCCTCGGCTCCGAGCGCGGGCAGATCGACGGGACGGTGAAGTACGGCTTTTTGAACCTAGTCGCAACGACGCTGTTCCTCGTCGCCACCGGCTTCCTCTACGCCGTGTTCGGCACGCTCAACATGGCCGACATCGCGCGCAAGGCCGACGAACTGCGGGTCAATGCGCCGTTGATGACTTTGGTCGGACTCTATGTTCTTGCCTTCGGCATGAAGGCGGCCGCGTTTCCTTTGAACTTCTGGCTGCCTGCTTCCTATCATACCCCTCGCGTCGTCGTGTCGGCGCTCTTTGCCGGCCTGCTCACCAAGGTCGGTATTTATGCGTTGATCCGGGTGACGGTCATGCTCTTCCCGATCGAGAGGGAGGAATTGAGCTTCGTCCTGGCGCTCGTCGGTGCGCTGACGATGATGGTCGGCGTTCTCGGCGCGCTCGCGCAAACGGATTTTCGTCGCATTCTCGGATACCTCGTCGTTTCGGGCATCGGCTCGATGCTCGCAGGCATAGCCATCGGCGGACCGGGCGGCATTGGCGGCGCGATTTTCTACGCGCTTCATTCGATGCTGGTGATGACGGGCCTTTATTTCGCCTCTGGGATCGCCATGCGCCTCGGTGCAGACAGCTCGATCGCAACGCTCGCGGGTCTTTACCGCAAGCATGCGGGGTTTGCGGCGCTGACCTTGATGCTGTGCTTCGCCGTTTCGGGCCTGCCGCCCTTTTCCGGCTTCTGGCCGAAGGTCATGCTGGTGAAGGCGGCCATCGATATCGGCGCCTGGTGGCTTGCCGCCGCGCTCCTTCTCGTCGGCTTCTTCACCATGATTGCCACCGGCCGCCTTTTCCTCCTGGCCTATTGGCGAGACAGCGCAATCCCCGAGGCGGCGGACGGCCCCGCCCGCCTGTCCGCGGCGGCCCTGGGTCCGCTTGCAGCGCTTACGCTTCTGGCGCTTGCGCTCGGCCTCTATCCCGAACCGCTGCTCGCGATGATCCAGAGCGCCGCCGCCGGTCTTGCAGAGCCGTCCGCTTACCTGAATTCAGTCTTTCCCGCAGGAGGTCCGCAATGA
- a CDS encoding Na(+)/H(+) antiporter subunit B, translated as MKSIIFRTVAPFLAGLMMLFSIFVLLRGHNEPGGGFIGGLIAVSALAIYGIAHGVETVRRAIFFHPMAIAGAGLFAATVAGLVSLFARVPFMTGLWIYPSFLGVEVPLSTVMLFDTGVYLVVVGAISSIALSLEERGGA; from the coding sequence ATGAAGTCGATCATTTTTCGGACCGTTGCGCCCTTCCTCGCCGGATTGATGATGCTCTTTTCGATCTTCGTGCTGCTGCGCGGCCACAACGAGCCCGGAGGCGGCTTCATAGGCGGGTTGATCGCCGTTTCGGCGCTGGCGATCTACGGCATCGCCCATGGCGTGGAGACGGTGCGGCGGGCGATATTCTTCCATCCCATGGCTATCGCCGGCGCCGGCCTTTTCGCCGCGACCGTGGCCGGACTGGTGTCACTTTTCGCGCGGGTGCCGTTCATGACCGGGCTTTGGATATATCCCTCCTTTCTCGGCGTCGAGGTTCCGCTCTCCACCGTCATGCTGTTCGATACGGGGGTCTACCTGGTCGTCGTCGGTGCCATCAGTTCGATCGCGCTGTCGCTTGAAGAAAGAGGGGGGGCCTGA
- a CDS encoding Na+/H+ antiporter subunit E, translating into MKFLLTNLVFTLIWGAISASFTPANLLLGFAAGALSLWLIRRELRPVAYPLRPLRLLLLASLFFKELAISATKVAVLVLRSNMALKPGIFAYPLALRSDFEITLLANLITLTPGTLSVDVSDDRNTLYVHALDCADPGALRRDIAGGFERRIREAFER; encoded by the coding sequence ATGAAATTCCTGCTGACCAACCTGGTCTTTACGCTCATCTGGGGGGCAATCAGCGCCAGCTTCACGCCCGCGAACCTCCTGCTGGGCTTCGCAGCCGGCGCCTTGTCGCTCTGGTTGATCCGGCGTGAGCTGCGCCCCGTGGCTTACCCGCTGAGACCGTTGCGGCTCCTGTTGCTCGCATCGTTGTTTTTCAAGGAGCTCGCCATTTCCGCAACGAAGGTCGCGGTTCTGGTTCTCCGCTCGAACATGGCGCTGAAGCCCGGCATTTTTGCCTATCCGCTCGCGCTCAGGAGCGACTTCGAGATAACGCTGCTCGCCAATCTGATCACACTTACGCCGGGTACGCTGTCGGTGGATGTCTCCGACGATCGCAACACCCTCTACGTCCATGCGCTCGATTGCGCCGATCCGGGAGCGCTACGGCGAGACATCGCCGGCGGCTTCGAACGTCGAATTCGGGAGGCCTTCGAACGATGA
- a CDS encoding cation:proton antiporter, whose translation MTPAAVLSAASGVALVLLSLALLLTVLRIIRGPTLPDRVLGLDMLVAIAIGLIAVIAVRTGFYLYIDIAIALGLVGFLATVAFARFILARGLSPERRTPGTTEIPQAKPRPSQAGRRKRKGAR comes from the coding sequence ATGACGCCCGCTGCAGTCCTGAGCGCGGCCTCCGGCGTGGCGCTCGTGCTTCTCTCGCTCGCGCTGCTGTTGACGGTGCTGCGCATCATTCGCGGGCCGACGCTTCCGGACCGGGTGCTGGGCCTCGATATGCTGGTGGCGATTGCGATCGGCCTGATCGCGGTGATCGCCGTAAGGACCGGATTCTATCTCTACATCGATATCGCGATCGCCCTCGGGCTCGTCGGCTTTCTTGCAACTGTCGCTTTCGCCCGCTTCATCCTGGCGCGCGGCCTCTCGCCGGAGCGCAGGACGCCAGGCACAACGGAGATCCCTCAGGCAAAGCCGCGCCCGAGCCAGGCCGGGCGCCGCAAACGCAAGGGAGCGCGTTGA
- the mnhG gene encoding monovalent cation/H(+) antiporter subunit G, which translates to MALQIIAYVVALIMVVGACFSLLAAVGLVRFPDLYTRMHAASKAGTVGSGLLLFAAGLHSLDAAVFVRALAGFVFFVLTAPISAHLLAKAAHQAGYRMSKRSVIDQLPHKEEARRH; encoded by the coding sequence ATGGCTCTACAAATCATTGCCTACGTCGTTGCGCTGATCATGGTTGTCGGCGCCTGCTTCTCGCTGCTTGCCGCGGTTGGCCTCGTCCGCTTCCCCGACCTTTACACCCGCATGCACGCGGCCTCGAAAGCCGGTACCGTCGGTTCGGGTCTGCTGCTCTTTGCGGCCGGGCTGCATTCGCTGGACGCCGCCGTCTTCGTGCGCGCACTTGCGGGATTTGTCTTCTTCGTGCTGACGGCACCGATCTCGGCCCATTTATTGGCAAAAGCCGCGCATCAAGCGGGCTACAGGATGTCAAAACGATCCGTGATAGATCAGCTTCCCCATAAGGAAGAGGCGCGCCGGCATTGA